One genomic region from Verrucomicrobiota bacterium encodes:
- a CDS encoding Gfo/Idh/MocA family oxidoreductase: MARLEIGIIGCGNISHSYLKGAARSELVRVKAVADLRMEAAQAQAAEYGVQALTVDQLLADPDVQIIINLTIPVAHAPVSLQIVEAGKHVYSEKPLGTRHAEAEALMLAATAKGVRVGCAPDTFLGAGHQACRRAIDAGQIGRPIAGSAFFANHGVEHWHPSPEFFFKRGGGPVLDMGPYYVTQLVNLLGPVTRVTAQATMGSATRTISSEPLKGSIIQVEVPTTVNGVLSFANGASVAITTSWDVWRHRRAPFELYGSEGSMLIPDPNFFGGEPMVITKRDDDWTPLDIAAHPFGKPNRHTRAGLPIADYRIIGVLDMAAAIRYNRKHRASGELAMHVLEVLEALERSSIEGRHIMIETPCERPEPLPLGEGEEVFEA, translated from the coding sequence ATGGCACGACTCGAAATCGGCATCATCGGTTGCGGCAACATCAGCCATTCGTACCTGAAGGGGGCAGCACGGTCCGAGCTGGTCCGTGTAAAGGCCGTCGCTGACCTGCGCATGGAGGCGGCCCAGGCCCAGGCCGCGGAGTACGGGGTGCAGGCCCTCACGGTGGACCAGTTGCTGGCTGATCCGGACGTTCAGATCATCATCAACCTGACCATTCCCGTAGCCCACGCGCCGGTCAGCCTGCAGATCGTCGAAGCCGGCAAGCACGTTTATTCGGAGAAGCCGCTCGGCACCCGTCATGCAGAGGCAGAGGCCCTGATGCTCGCAGCGACGGCCAAGGGGGTGCGCGTGGGCTGCGCACCTGACACCTTCCTGGGGGCCGGTCATCAAGCCTGCCGCCGCGCGATTGATGCGGGGCAAATCGGCCGGCCGATTGCCGGTAGCGCTTTCTTCGCCAACCACGGCGTGGAGCACTGGCACCCCAGTCCGGAGTTCTTCTTCAAGCGCGGCGGCGGCCCGGTACTCGATATGGGCCCCTACTACGTCACGCAGTTGGTCAACCTGCTCGGCCCAGTCACGCGCGTCACGGCGCAAGCCACGATGGGCAGCGCGACTCGGACCATCAGCAGCGAGCCCCTGAAAGGGTCAATCATCCAGGTCGAGGTTCCCACCACCGTCAATGGCGTCCTGTCTTTCGCCAACGGCGCCAGCGTAGCTATCACCACTTCCTGGGACGTTTGGCGGCACCGGCGCGCGCCCTTCGAGCTCTACGGCTCGGAGGGGAGCATGTTGATACCCGACCCCAACTTTTTCGGCGGCGAGCCGATGGTCATCACCAAACGGGACGACGACTGGACGCCCCTCGACATCGCCGCGCACCCATTCGGCAAGCCCAACCGCCACACGCGGGCCGGCCTGCCCATCGCTGACTACCGTATAATCGGCGTACTCGATATGGCTGCGGCGATACGTTACAACCGCAAACATCGCGCCAGCGGTGAACTGGCGATGCACGTGCTTGAGGTATTGGAGGCCTTGGAGCGCTCATCGATCGAGGGACGCCACATCATGATCGAGACGCCTTGCGAACGGCCTGAACCGCTGCCGCTCGGCGAGGGTGAAGAGGTTTTCGAGGCTTGA